In Lotus japonicus ecotype B-129 chromosome 5, LjGifu_v1.2, one genomic interval encodes:
- the LOC130721447 gene encoding sm-like protein LSM4: protein MLPLSLLKTAQGHPMLVELKNGETYNGHLVNCDTWMNIHLREVICTSKEGTEFWRMPECYIRGNTIKYLRVPDEVIDKVQEETKTRTDRKPPGVGRGRGRGREDGPGGRGRGFDEGGARGRGRAGPGGRSGGNRGRGRG, encoded by the exons ATG TTGCCCCTTTCCCTTCTCAAAACTGCCCAAGGGCACCCAATG TTGGTGGAGCTGAAAAATGGGGAGACTTATAATGGGCATTTGGTTAACTGTGATACATGGATGAACATCCATCTCCGGGAAGTCATCTGTACCTCTAAA GAAGGAACTGAATTTTGGCGTATGCCTGAATGCTACATTCGCGGAAATACCATTAAGTACCTTCGGGTTCCTGATGAG GTTATTGACAAAGTCCAGGAAGAAACCAAAACCCGCACCG ATCGCAAACCACCTGGTGTGGGACGCGGAAGAGGAAGAGGTAGGGAGGATGGTCCTGGTGGCCGTGGGCGTGGCTTTGATGAAGGTGGGGCGAGAGGGCGAGGCAGGGCCGGTCCAGGTGGAAGGTCTGGTGGAAACAGAG GGCGAGGTAGAGGTTGA